The following is a genomic window from Ignavibacteria bacterium.
GGTCCGTCGATGTCAATCCATTCTGCAATACCAACTTCACTTTGTGAGGATAATGCACCCTCTTGCTTATAAACTAAATAATTAACAAAAGCATTTGAGAACTCAATTCCTGCAGGAACTGTATAATTCAAAGTTTTTGTAATTACCTGACCTTGATTCCATACTCCGCCAGTATTTAAAGCTTCACCTAAATCACCGTTAATCATTGCTTTTACAACGTGGTCATGGTCATAGTTCGGAAAATATGTAGTTCCGGGTGAACATGTGTTATTTGATGTCTGACCGTAAATTATATTATCTTCTGTTAAAATAAAGTTTATAAAATAATTACCTGTCATGTTTGCGGTTGCAGTAAATGTAAGTTCCAACGTAATAGTTCTGTTTGTTGCATTAATTGATTTCTGCTTTTGAACAGTGATTGTAGGAGTAATACCAATTGTTTGCTGAACAACATTGCTTCCCCACGATCCTCTGGAAATTATTCCGGTTCTTCTTCCGACTGTTCCGGTCGGATATGCAGACATTCCCATTAATCCTCTTATGCCTGAAGTAAATGACTGCCACGGGTCACTTCCTGCTCCGTGATATGCCAATACAACAGTATTAGGATAGACTGCCAAAATTTGATCGATAATATCATGACCGCATGGACACCATTGACACCATGTTCCGGTGCAATATTCAAGAGTGGTATTAAATTGTTGTGCTTGTGAATTATTAGTTGATATGAGTAATGAGAACACTAATAAAGAAGCTAGTATAAATTTCTTCATTTCTTTCTCCTCCGCTTGGGATTATTTAGATTTATAACGAAATATTAATAAAAAGAATATTTAAATCAACCCTTTTTTAAATATATAATTTACCAATGTTTAGGGTTTTTACTCCTAAACATTGGTAAAATCTTTAAAGTTTATTTTACTAAAATCATTTTCTTAACATCATTAAAACTTCCCGATTCAATCTTATAATAATATATTCCGCTCGACATCTTGTAATTATTTGCATTCAGCTCAACTTTATAACTTCCTGCAGTTCTGAATGAATTTACAAGAGTTGCTACTTGTTTTCCAAGAACGTCAAACAATGTAATCTTTACCATTCCGTCTTTTGCAATCGAAAAACTGATTTGAGTTTCAGGATTGAATGGATTAGGATAATTTTGTCCTAAATCATAAGAAATCAATTCAGTGTTGCTTCCTGTTCCTGTTACGCTTCCGAACGGAAAGTTTGTTGCTGAAGCAGTTGTTGTATAATATGCCACTACCTGATTTGTATCAGTCAAACCAATATTAACATTTTGCGAACCCGATGCTGAACCTGTAGTTTTTGCAACCAGAATAAGTGTTCTGGCAGTATCGAGAAATTTGAATTTCAGATTATCAAATGTTAAAGGACCCATTGACTGGTAAGGCAATGAACCGACTTTAATATCACCTGTGCTTACTAATCCGCTTTTATCTTTATCAAAGTATAAATCAAAGCTTGTTATGTGAGATGCCGTTGCATTCGTAGTCATTCCGAACTTTAACAGCTTCAAAGAACCAAGCTGCGGATTTAATGAAGTAGAAATTTTTATCCCGACAAGCTCTCTTGCTGTATCTGATGCTGCAAGTGATGAGTTCATAAGCATGTTGCTCGGACCGTTAATTCCTGCAACTAAAAATTTCGGTGAGCTTGTAGCAGCAAATGCATCAATCTTTCCTGCGCCATATCTGTAATCTTTTCCCGGGTCTCCCATGTCAATTGCAGTCATCTGTATAACTTTTGCAATGTCTCTCGGAAGCATTTCAGGATTAATTGAAAGCATCAAAGCAACAACACCTGCAGTGTGTGGAGTTGCGGATGATGTTCCTCCGAATGTTGAGCCATAACCCGTTCCGGAACTTACATAACATGCAATAGTTCCTTCTCCAGGTGATGCAATGTCAGGTTTCAATAACCCCATTGAGTCAGGCATTTCAACAGGAGCAACTCTGCTGTATGAATAATCCTTATGAGAAGGGTCTATAACATTGTTGTATGTTCCCCATAAATTCCAGTTACCCCATGTTGCAGGTCCCCATGGTGAAGAACTTTGAATGACATTAGAGCCTACATTAATGTTTGCGGTTCCAAGGACACCGCCGACACCGCCAATTTTTAACTGGTCAGGATGAAGCCATGGTGCAGGACAGTTACCTGCAGTTGAAATGTTTAAAGGAAAACCGTTTCCATTACCGTCATTGCTTGTTGAGTTTGTATGAATGGAACCCGCAGCAAGTGTCATGTCAGTTACTATTCTGAACTGACTGTAATCGGGTCTTGAAGGCCATTTCCAGCTCAATGAGCTTGTTATTACGTCAGCTCCTTTTGAAAGACCATATTGAAAAGCCGCCCATTGTTGTGTTTGACCGCTCGCATTTCTCATTACAATCGATTTTGCAAGTGGTGCTACACCCGTCGGATTACCCATTGTTCCATCGCCGATAACCTGACTTAAAGTTGCTGTTCCGTGTGAAGCAGATGTAACGTTATAATTATTTGTTGTGAAATCCCAGCCGATTAAATCGTCAATTTTTCCGTTCCCGTCATCATCAACACCATTCACATCACCCGCATCGAATGCCGAGCTTGTTCCTCCGGGTACAATATTTATGGTTCTTCCGTTTGAATTTGCATCTTCACCTAAATTTTGCCAGATACCGTTAACTACGTCAGGATGTTTCCACCAGAAACCGTCATCCGAATTTGCTACAAGCACGCCTGCGCCTCTGTTGCCTTGTGCCCAGCACAGGTCAACTTTCAATGAGGTAATTCCCGGATTTATGGTTGAAGTTACAACGGCATTGTTAAAAGGAATTTGTGCAAGAATAACATCTCGTAATTCCTCAAGCGGCACAGGTCTGTCATAACAAATCATCATTACGTTATCGAAGTTGTTTGCAATGTCATTAATGACTTCGGAGTTCGCGCTTAATGCGATACAATTGTTTATCCATAGAACTTCATAACTGCTTGCATCTCTTTCAGATACTTTCATGTCAAGATATGGTCTTATGTCTCTCTGATAATTGTTTGCGAAATTCTGTAATCTTTCAATCACGATTCTCCTTCTTTCTTGCCTTGGAGTATCGTAGCTAATATCAGCAAAGTCATTTAATGTTAAATGCTGATTGAAAAGAATATATATGGGGATTTGCTCATCAGCACGGACTTGTGTCATTTGATGCTGAAGATCAATTTGAATTTTAGGATTTGCATATGTTGTTACCGCTAATCCCAAAACCATCAAAAGTGATAATAAATATTTCATTTTGGTGAATTTAATTAGTTATAAAAGAGGTCAGGATAATGTAAAATTATGAAGTTTTTTTATTAATTCCTAATGGGAAATTAACGTATAAATAGGATTTTAATGTTAATTCTTAACTAATTTATTTTCTACTCACTATGCTTGAACTCGCCTGCGCAACAGGAAGTAAAATCATTTCGGCAACAACAACATTTGCAGGTCTTTCAGCAGCATACATAACCGCATTTGCAACATCATCGGGAGTCAGCGGTTTCAATCCGTGATAAACCGTCTTTGCCCTTTGTTTATCCCCTCTAAATCTCACTATGCTGAACTCAGTCTCAACCAATCCCGGGTCAATCGTCGAAATACGCACCTTCGTTCCGTTTACGTCCATTCTCAATCCCTTAGTAATCGCATCAACAGCATGTTTGCTTGCGCAATACACATTTCCTCCGGGATAAACTTCATGACCCGCAATCGAACCGATGTTAATTACATGTCCGGAATTTCTATCAATCATTCCCGGCAAAATTTCTCTCGTCACATAAAGCAAACCCTTCACATTCGTGTCCAACATTTCTTCCCAGTCATCCAAAACTCCTGAATGCAATTTATCCAATCCTCTGGAAAGCCCCGCATTATTAATCAACACGTTAATATTTTTCCATTCTCCTGATAAACCCCCAACTGCTTTTTTAACTTCTTTATATTTGCGGACATCAAAGCTCAAAGTCAGAATATCAACTTTGCATTTTTTCTTCAGCTCTTTCGCAAGCTCCTCTAATCTCTCTTTCCTTCTTCCGCAGATTATCAGCCGTGCTTTCTTTTTTGCAAATGCAACTGCGCACGACTTCCCTATTCCGCTTGTCGCTCCCGTTATAAAAACTACTTTATTTTTTAAACTCATTTTGAAAAATAATTGTTTTATCTTAATCAGTAAGTTTATAAAGTTCATAAAGTTTATAAAGTCTATAAAGCATCTTATTTCAAATACAAAAAGTAATTTGAAAATCCCCTCTTGAGAGGGGTGGCTCCGACTTGTCGGAGACGGGGTGTGTTAAAATAAATAACAAGAATGCAGTTTAAAAAAACAAAGATAATATGCACTATAGGTCCTGCAGTTGCATCCGTTGAAAAAATCCTCGAACTCATCAAAGAAGGCATGGACGGGGCGCGCCTCAACTTCTCTCATGGCACGCGCACGGAACATTTACAATACATTAATTACATCCGTGAGGCAGGCAAGACAGCAGGAAAAATGATTGCCATCATTCAGGATTTGTCAGGACCAAAAATACGTGTTGGTAAGCTCGAAAACGGCTTCATTCTCCTCAATCTCGGCGACACTGTCCGCATTTCCTCCAATGAAAGAGTCGGTGATCAGAAGGGTTTTTCTACTACATATTCAGGACTTCCTTCTGATGTAAAGCTTGATGAAATTATTTTGCTTGATGACGGAAATTTAAAATTAAAAGTATCTGACATTGACATAAGCGGTGAGTATTGCGATTGCGAAGTAGTAGTCGGAGGTATCTTAAAAGAAAATAAAGGAGTTAATCTTCCTCATACCGAAATAAAGCTTCCATCTGTAACAGAAAAAGATTTGCAAGACCTTGAGTTTGGTTTACAGAATAACATCGACTTCGTTGCTATGAGTTTTGTCCGCACTGCAGATGACATACGTCTTCTTAAAGAAACATTAAAATCCAAAAATGCCGACGTTCAAGTTATCGCAAAAATCGAAAGACCCGAAGCTATAGCAAACATAGATTCAATTATTGAAGAAACAGATTTGATTATGGTTGCTCGCGGTGACCTTGGCGTTGAAATCTCAAATGAAGAAGTCCCTCTTCTTCAAAAAATGATTATTAAAAAATGCAACGATAAGATTAAGCCCGTTATCACCGCAACACAAATGCTCGAAAGCATGATTACCGAACCAACACCCACGCGCGCAGAAGCCTCAGATATTGCAAATGCTATTCTCGACGGCACCGATTGCGTTATGCTCTCGGCAGAAACTTCAACGGGACAATATCCTGTTCTTGCAGTCAGCATGATGAAAAAAATCATTCTGCGCACCGAGACAATTAAACCGTCGTTTTATCACAGCGAGATTTTCGTCGAAGATTCACCTGAAAACACTATTCACACAATCTGCAATTCCGCGAGCGTTA
Proteins encoded in this region:
- a CDS encoding Omp28-related outer membrane protein, which codes for MKKFILASLLVFSLLISTNNSQAQQFNTTLEYCTGTWCQWCPCGHDIIDQILAVYPNTVVLAYHGAGSDPWQSFTSGIRGLMGMSAYPTGTVGRRTGIISRGSWGSNVVQQTIGITPTITVQKQKSINATNRTITLELTFTATANMTGNYFINFILTEDNIIYGQTSNNTCSPGTTYFPNYDHDHVVKAMINGDLGEALNTGGVWNQGQVITKTLNYTVPAGIEFSNAFVNYLVYKQEGALSSQSEVGIAEWIDIDGPTNITPISNGVADGYSLSQNYPNPFNPQTNINFTIPKDGNVTLKVYDALGNEVASLMNGFLKKGLYKAEFDGKGLSSGIYFYKLITDGFTDTKKMILSK
- a CDS encoding S8/S53 family peptidase, with translation MKYLLSLLMVLGLAVTTYANPKIQIDLQHQMTQVRADEQIPIYILFNQHLTLNDFADISYDTPRQERRRIVIERLQNFANNYQRDIRPYLDMKVSERDASSYEVLWINNCIALSANSEVINDIANNFDNVMMICYDRPVPLEELRDVILAQIPFNNAVVTSTINPGITSLKVDLCWAQGNRGAGVLVANSDDGFWWKHPDVVNGIWQNLGEDANSNGRTINIVPGGTSSAFDAGDVNGVDDDGNGKIDDLIGWDFTTNNYNVTSASHGTATLSQVIGDGTMGNPTGVAPLAKSIVMRNASGQTQQWAAFQYGLSKGADVITSSLSWKWPSRPDYSQFRIVTDMTLAAGSIHTNSTSNDGNGNGFPLNISTAGNCPAPWLHPDQLKIGGVGGVLGTANINVGSNVIQSSSPWGPATWGNWNLWGTYNNVIDPSHKDYSYSRVAPVEMPDSMGLLKPDIASPGEGTIACYVSSGTGYGSTFGGTSSATPHTAGVVALMLSINPEMLPRDIAKVIQMTAIDMGDPGKDYRYGAGKIDAFAATSSPKFLVAGINGPSNMLMNSSLAASDTARELVGIKISTSLNPQLGSLKLLKFGMTTNATASHITSFDLYFDKDKSGLVSTGDIKVGSLPYQSMGPLTFDNLKFKFLDTARTLILVAKTTGSASGSQNVNIGLTDTNQVVAYYTTTASATNFPFGSVTGTGSNTELISYDLGQNYPNPFNPETQISFSIAKDGMVKITLFDVLGKQVATLVNSFRTAGSYKVELNANNYKMSSGIYYYKIESGSFNDVKKMILVK
- a CDS encoding SDR family oxidoreductase — encoded protein: MSLKNKVVFITGATSGIGKSCAVAFAKKKARLIICGRRKERLEELAKELKKKCKVDILTLSFDVRKYKEVKKAVGGLSGEWKNINVLINNAGLSRGLDKLHSGVLDDWEEMLDTNVKGLLYVTREILPGMIDRNSGHVINIGSIAGHEVYPGGNVYCASKHAVDAITKGLRMDVNGTKVRISTIDPGLVETEFSIVRFRGDKQRAKTVYHGLKPLTPDDVANAVMYAAERPANVVVAEMILLPVAQASSSIVSRK
- the pyk gene encoding pyruvate kinase, whose protein sequence is MQFKKTKIICTIGPAVASVEKILELIKEGMDGARLNFSHGTRTEHLQYINYIREAGKTAGKMIAIIQDLSGPKIRVGKLENGFILLNLGDTVRISSNERVGDQKGFSTTYSGLPSDVKLDEIILLDDGNLKLKVSDIDISGEYCDCEVVVGGILKENKGVNLPHTEIKLPSVTEKDLQDLEFGLQNNIDFVAMSFVRTADDIRLLKETLKSKNADVQVIAKIERPEAIANIDSIIEETDLIMVARGDLGVEISNEEVPLLQKMIIKKCNDKIKPVITATQMLESMITEPTPTRAEASDIANAILDGTDCVMLSAETSTGQYPVLAVSMMKKIILRTETIKPSFYHSEIFVEDSPENTIHTICNSASVIAARVNAKAIITMTRTGRSALLISNHRPGAQIISATNNDKMVRRFKLVWGVESIMIERTPRYGETMDIIKEKIISNNILNKGDRIVVVASIPFDNPEVANMINVSEI